From the Kineosporia sp. NBRC 101731 genome, one window contains:
- a CDS encoding TerC family protein, with protein MSVSWWVWAVLMLAIAAMLAIDLFLHRDNHVIGFREAAIWSGVWIAAGLLFGGVLWLWQGGDVAGTYFAGYLIEKALSIDNVFVFALIFTYFAVPASLQHKVLFWGVISALAFRLVFIFVGAELLETFFWSAYVFGAFLIYTGYKMAFSHGDQTPPDRNPVVRLAGKLIPTDPGYHGDKFFIRIDGKRVATLLFVVLIAIEATDIIFAIDSVAAILAITTSTFIVWSANAFAILGLRSLYFCLAGLLRRFVHLHYGLAVLLAFAGLKLILSETPVGKLPIPLTLSVIVTVITVSILWSLHSTRGTTPAPDPRQGEDLDPGDRTGSSSSTAI; from the coding sequence ATGTCCGTGTCCTGGTGGGTCTGGGCTGTCCTCATGCTGGCCATCGCGGCGATGCTGGCCATCGATCTGTTCCTGCATCGCGACAACCACGTCATCGGCTTCCGCGAGGCCGCGATCTGGTCTGGCGTGTGGATCGCCGCCGGACTGCTGTTCGGCGGCGTCCTGTGGCTCTGGCAGGGCGGTGACGTGGCCGGTACGTACTTCGCCGGCTACCTGATCGAGAAGGCGCTGTCGATCGACAACGTCTTCGTCTTCGCCCTGATCTTCACCTACTTCGCCGTGCCCGCCTCCCTGCAGCACAAGGTGCTGTTCTGGGGCGTCATCAGCGCCTTGGCTTTCCGGCTGGTGTTCATCTTCGTCGGTGCCGAGCTGCTGGAGACCTTCTTCTGGAGCGCCTACGTGTTCGGCGCGTTCCTCATCTACACCGGCTACAAGATGGCCTTCAGCCACGGCGACCAGACCCCTCCCGACCGCAACCCCGTCGTCCGCCTGGCCGGCAAGCTGATCCCGACTGACCCGGGATATCACGGCGACAAGTTCTTCATCCGGATCGACGGCAAGCGCGTGGCCACCTTGCTGTTCGTGGTCCTGATCGCGATCGAGGCCACCGACATCATCTTCGCCATCGACTCCGTGGCCGCGATCCTGGCCATCACCACCAGCACCTTCATCGTCTGGAGCGCCAACGCCTTCGCCATCCTGGGCCTGCGCAGCCTGTACTTCTGCCTGGCGGGGTTGCTGCGCCGCTTCGTGCACCTTCACTACGGCCTGGCCGTGCTGCTGGCCTTCGCCGGGCTGAAGCTGATCCTGTCCGAGACCCCCGTGGGCAAACTGCCCATTCCCCTCACTCTCAGCGTCATCGTCACGGTGATCACGGTCTCGATCCTGTGGAGCTTGCACAGCACGCGCGGCACCACCCCGGCTCCTGATCCCCGTCAGGGCGAGGATCTCGACCCGGGGGACCGAACCGGGTCCTCGAGCAGCACGGCGATCTGA